From the Chryseobacterium sp. G0201 genome, the window TCTTTGTGGAAGATCAAATTCTTCATCACCTTTCTTGTATTTACCTACAAGACCAGCCATATCTGTATAATAGTTATCAGTAACACCGAAATAGTTTCTGTCTGTTCTGATTGGTAATTTATCTACAGTTCCGTAAGTTAATCTCATTGTAGAGTTAGCATCCGGATAGAATTTTTTCTCAGGCATAGCTTTCATTAAACCAGCTAAGAAAAGACGGTTGTTTTTAGCAAAATTGTCATCGATTTTAGAGAATCTCTCTCCAGATAATCTTTGGTCTGTAGCTACACCGTTAGCGATCTTAAGAAGCGGATCTGCATCTAATTTTAAAGCATCCGGGTGCAAAACAAAGTTTGTAGCAGAAGTTTTGTTAGCGAAGATAGATGAATAAGCAACGTTTGACAGGTTCTTAGCATCTAATCCCATAATTGTAGGAGAAGCAACATCTTTATCTACTTTTGTCTGATAAAGGTTAACCATTGAGTTCAACATTTCACCTTCTAAGTTGGTGTTGATGTTTTCGTAAGCAGCTTTTACAGCAGCATCTACTTTTGGCTTCATAGCCAATCTTCCCTGCATATCTTGTGCAGCATAAGCTTTAAGTACAGCACCTAACTGGTAAGCAAGGCTGATGTATTTTGAGTTTCTTGAAAGCTGAGACATATAATTTCTCTCAACATTTCTTTTAGAAACTTGTTTGTAATAAGTAGCGATATCATCTAAGACAGTTTCGTTCTCTGCAACGTTTGCAGGTTGTACAGCCCATGTTTTGAATGCTTCTTCTACTTTTTGCTTGTCTGTAATTGTTCCGTTTTTGATAACGGCATCAATTGTTCCTTGTCTGTTTTTCCAGTAGTTGGCTACAGAAGCGTACTGAGAAGCATAGTTTAATTGAGTTCCTTTATCTTTATCCATGTACTTCTTCATAACGTCCATCGCTAATTTAGAAGCCTCAACCCAAGCCGGATAATCTTTATTAACCATTTGCTGAATTCCGTAAGAAGTCAAATAACGGTTTGTTCTTCCCGGGTAACCTAGGATCATTGAGAAATCACCTGGCTTAACTCCTTTAAGAGAAACAGGTAAGAAATGTTTAGGCTTTAAAGGAACGTTTGTTGGAGCAAATTCCGCAGGATTTCCTGCAGCGTCAGCATAGACTCTGAAAACTGTAAAGTCTGCAGTATGTCTTGGCCATTCCCAGTTATCTGTGTCACCTCCGAATTTCCCTAAAGATGATGGCGGTGCACCTACTAATCTGATATCTTTATAATCTTGGTAAACGAAATAATAAAATTCGTTTCCGTTGAAGAAGTCTCTTACGACTACTGTATATTTCCCGTTTTCAGAGTTTTCAGTCTGGATCGCTTTAGTTTCAGCATCAATCACAGCTTTTCTCTCTTCTCCGGTCATTTTATTGTTTAATTTAGAATTGATTCTCTGCGTAGCATCATCCATTCTAACTAAAAATCTTACATAAAGATCTTTTGCATTAAACTCATCTTTCTGCTTCATTGCCCAGAAACCATTCTTCAAATAGTCTTTCTCCGGAGTAGAAGCTGCTGCAACAGCACCGTAACCACAGTGGTGGTTTGTGAAAATAAGTCCTTTGTCAGAAACGATCTCACCAGTACAGAAACCACCGAAACTTACGATAGCATCCTTCATGCTTGAGTTGTTTACTGAATAAATCTCTTCAGGGGTTAAATGCAAACCTTCTTTTTGCATGTCAACACCATTTAATCTTTTGATGAGCATTAACAGCCACATCCCCTCATCCGCTCTCATCTGAGCGAAGCCCAACAAGAAAGTGAATAGTAGAAATAGTCTTTTCATTTTATATAATAATTTTTGTGTCGCTAATTTACTAATTTTTATGGGATTCTGCTTCTGAATGGTATGAAAATGGGATTCTGGAATGTATGAAAAAAATATTGCTCTCAGTTTTCACTGTTTTGTTTTTAGGTTTAGTTCTAAATTGCTCTACAGTACAGATTAAAGATCCGCACATTCAAAGAGAGTGGATGTTGGTTTCTTTTGGTAATTTCACTAAAAATGAATTAGTTGAAAATAAAGCGGGTATTAATTTAACTGCCAACAAGGAAAAAGGTAAAATCCGTGGAAGTGCTTTTATGGGATGTAATAATATGTTCTTTGGTTCTGAGTTTAAGAACAATGGAAAAGTGAAGATTTCAGAAATTGGAAGTACTATGAAAGCATGTCAAAATATGGACTTGGAAACCAAATTTTCAAAAAGTTTTCAAAACATGACGAAATATTCTGTTGAAGGGCATTTTCTTACATTGTCGGATGGTCAAGGAAATTCAATGAAATTTGTTGCTGCGGATTGGGATTAGTAAAAAGATTTGATAAAAAAGGCTCACTCTTCAACGCTAAGTTTTTCATTCCAGAGAAATCCAAATGAATTTTATAGAGATGCTTCCAGCATGACAAAGTGTATTTTCTACCTGTAAATATTTAAATAATTCAATTTTAAAAATATAAAATATAAAAAGTCCACCTTGTTAGATGGACTTTCTTTTTGGTTGAAAAATCTAGTGTTTGTTATTAGTTTTTAGGAATTGTTTTTTTTATCTCTTCCAAGGTTGCCGTGTTTGGTAATCCTTGTACATTTTGATTTGTGTTCCTAGAATTATTTGCTTTACGTGCCTGTCTATTGGGAACTGTTGCTAAAATTTCTTCTAAACTTGCTGTATTGGGCAGTAATTTTCCTGTGTTGTTACTTGATGGTTGTGTTTTTGCCTCTTGTTTTTTTACTTCAAGACCTTGTTCGGATGCTAAAGTTACAGTTTGGGTCTGCTTTTTCTGAGCATTTTCCTGGTTGCTTTTCAGCATTTGGGCATCACGCTCTTTAAGTTCTTTTACGACTTGAGCCTGATCCTGCAGTTCGGAAGTTTTTTTACTTTCCTGAGCGTAAATATTTACACTCAATGCTAATAATGCGATGATATATAATGATTTCATGATCGTTTATTTAATGTTTACAAGTACTTTTATTTTTCCGATTCCGTCTTGGTCATAATCTTGAAGTGCTTTTCCAATTACTTGTCCGATTTTTACTTTTTTAATATTGGCTTTCATGGCAACTCCTGATTTTGATGAGGTTACTAAAAGATCGCCTCTTTTTATAGCTCCGCCTTGCAGACAAACTTTTGTCGGAATAACTCCAATGACACCCATCGGAACTTTTCCGATTAATTCAGAATCAATGTTTTCTTCTGTTAAAAGAACCCCGGGCTTAGTGGCGTAAACTCCGGCAACAAGATTAGAATATGGTTTTGAAGATTTTTCTACGGTTCTGTCGGTATCAGTTGAGATCACCAAAATATCACCAGGTTCGTATTCTGAAGTGTTTCCTTCAACGTCAAAGGCTTCGGCTAAATCGGCACCACTGTTTTGAGTTCCTCCGTTGAAGAATCCTTTTCCTGTTTTATCGATACGGGCAACGTTCGTTGAGGCGCTTTGATAAGTCGCAATGCTACCTGATGGGCCTTGATGATTAATAAGTAAAGTAGATCCTGTACCGGTTGTGGTTATATTCACAACTGGCTGGCCGTTGGCATTATTAAAGTTTCTGAAATATCCGGCTCTACCAGTCCCGAAATTAGGAACCCAGCCATAAATAGCAGAACCCGTTCCGTCTACTGTAGCTTCAACACCATCTCCGTTTCCTCCTGCATTTGCTGTAATTCCGTTTCCTGCACCTTCTGCTAGCGCAATTAAAGCGGGTCCGTTTCCTGCCGGATTTCTTTGATAGAATAATCCTGCAAAACCGCCTGTTCCTGTTGATTCTCCATAAACACCCGCAGTTCCGAAATTAGCAAACTGAGAACTTACTTTTCCGTGTACAGCAGCTGAAGTTCCTAAGATGTTATCTACAAAGAAATCTCCCGCTATACCATTTCCGACGGTTTTAACGGTAACTACAGCATTGTTGTTATCTGTGTTAAAATTTTGAAATTCGGCAGCACGTCCTGTACCGAAAGTAGGAGTCCAGCCATAGATGGCACGTCCTGCTCCGTCTACATTGGCTTCTATTGCGTCACCGTCTTTTCCGGCATTGGCGACGATAGCATCACCATTCCCATCTGTGATGGCTACTAATGCACGTCCGTTGCCGTTTACATTTGAAGCAAAGAAAAGACCTCCGAATCCTCCAGTTCCTGAAGAGACACCGAAAAGTCCTGCTGCTCCAAAGTTTCCGAAAATAGTTTTGGTTTCACCTCTTACGGCTGCACTTACGCTGTTTGTATTATTTGAAAGGAAAGATGAAACGTTTCCTAAAGTATTATCCGGAATATTTCCTGTACTGTTTGATTCTACTTCGAAAGTGTTTCTGTCATTCGAAGCATTTAAGTTTTCGAATCTTCCTGCTCGTCCTTTTCCACTGTTTTGTCCAACCTGTCCTAAAACACCCACAGATGTTCCTGTTGTATTTGTCGCCACAAAACCTCTTACGCCATAACCTCCACCATCATTTCTTCCTACTACGGCTCCAGCAATATCGCTGGTGTTTCTACCGACAACAGCCTCGCCGCCTCCGTTATTATCTCCTATAATACCAGCTGAAGATTGAGCAGTGGTGATTCCCTGTACGGCAAATCCACTTCCAGTAGAACTTAATAGACCTGCGCCGCTTCCTGATGAAGAGACATTAATAACGGTTCCGTTTCCTAAAGTTGAGGCGTTAAGAACGTTATTGGCATTGGCATTATTTGCTATTGAAATATTTGCAGCAATACCATTTGTACTTGTAGCATTAAGACCTGTTCCTGTATTACTGTTGGCATATACTCCATATCCGGCTCCTGATGAATTTCCGTAAACTCCTAAGCCGCTAGGGGTAACACCATAAACTCCCCATCCGCTTCCTGCCTGGCTTCCCCAAACACCGACACCTAGTCCTCCTGTACCATTATTGATACCCCGAACACCTGAAGAAAATCCTCCGGGGGCAGTATTGCTAACGATTCCGCGAACGGCAGCAATGCTTGAAGTTGTTGTGTTATTGATACCTTCCACTGAAGTTCCGTCTCCATCATTAATTAATGTGAAAAGTGTTCCAGCATTATTTACAGTATTGGTATAAGGAATTGCAAAACTTCCGCCACCTCCGCCTGCTGTTTTTGCATACATTGCGTAAGGAACACTTAATAATTGACTTGTTCCTGCGATGGTATAGTTAGTTCCACCTGCTGGATCTGTTTCTGTTTTTAAATAATAATTTCCTGTAGACCAGTTGATGGTGTTGAATGTTCCTGTAAGAATGGTTCCTGTTCCTATTTCAAGGGTTACAAGGCCGTTTACGTTGGTATTTCCGGTAAGTCTTTCAGAATATACCGCTGCTCCGGCTGGAGAACCCTGTAATACACTTACTCGGACAGCCACAGCCTGATTAGATAAAATTTGACCTGAACCATTTCGCATAATGGCCTGATAACTCATTTTTTCGGGTACCTGTGCATAAGCTAAAAAGGAGCCCAGCATAATCCCGAACGTTAATAATATTTTTTTCATGGTAGTTATTTTTTAATGATTTTGAATGTTTTGATGTTTTCTCCGTTTTGGTTGATCCTGATGATATACATGGCGGATGGTAACGAAGAAAAATTGAACTCGGATTTTGATTGAGTAATTTTATCCTTTTTAATTAATTTCCCTTGAGCGTCGAATAATGAATACTCGGCTCCTTTGTAACTGTTTATGGTGAAATCTAAAAACAGATAGTCTTTAAATGGGTTTGGATAAATTAAGATGTCTTTTTCAGCTGATGACGTTTCACTGGTAGCGAGGGTGGTGATTTCGTAGGCCTGTTGTACGCCTTCCAAAATTTGATTGGTACCTTTCACAAGGTAAGTGGTTTGCCCCACACTGTAAGAAACGGATCCTGTGCCTCCTGTAGCATTTGCTCCCGTTGCCAAGACTACTGATTGTGCTTTCAGCAGGCTGACGGATAAGGTGAGCAGAATGAGAAAGAAACAGTAAATAGATGTTCTTTTCATGTAAAATAGTTTTGTGGTTATTAATTGGTTTTGTCCTAAAATTTGTGAAAATTTTGGAAGACTAAATTACCACATATCACGGCCGTATATTTGGAAAATAGACAAACGACCGAAATAATCGACGAATGACGATTAGTGAAATATTGTTTACAATTTATTTATAAACCAATAGGTTAGGATGGTTTTGTTTTTAAGATCTTGGTTCAAAAAAAGAAAGATTGTCTTTGTAAGTTCTTCCGATGGGAAGTTTGATTTGATGAACCAGCTCAACCTCATGCGTATTTTTACTTCTGATCAAATGGCGCGGCACAGCATAGCTTCGATGAATTCTTACAAAAGAGTCGAAAGAGTTTTTATGGAGAAGATTTCCTATGGAATCTAGAATACAGTGTTTTTTTTCGGAAGTGATGATCCTTGTGTAGTCTTTTAAAGCTTCAAGATACAGAATGTCAGTTATTTTAACTTGGAAAACATTTCCGTTTTCTTTTATTTTAATGCTGTTTTCGCCCAGTAAAGTATCAAAACAGTCGCTTTTCTCTTTCATTTCAAAATAATCGAAAAGCTTTTGCATGGAATGATGAAAACGTTCTGTTTTTAAAGGTTTTGAAATAAAATCAAAGGTATTGATCTCAAAAGTTTCAATAGCAAATTCCGGATAAGAACTTACAAAAATGCAGATAGGGATTTTATGAGCTAGTTTCCTGAATTCCAATCCATTCATGCCGGGGAGCTTGGCTTCGATGAATAAAAGATCGATAGGAAGATCGAGATACGGAATCGCTTTTTCGGCTGAATCAAAAGACGCAACAATTTCTATGTTCTCATATTGTTTAATATGATGATGCAGAACCAGCATGTCCAGTTGATCATCGTCTATGATCATACATTTAATATTGGTAATCATGATTCTCCGATGTTAGTTTTTATATAACTGATTAAATTTTAATTATTAAACTCAAACAATTACTTCATAAAGTTATTAAATTTCTATAAATCAACAGCATTGTAAACTTAAATTAACATTAAGATCTTATGAAATATAAAAAATGATTTTGTTTTTTCTTCTGAAAATGGTAACTTGTAAATCTCATAAACATAGACAGAATTTAATGCTAGACAAGAAAGAACATAATTACGAAAAAGCTATTTTGGTGGGTGTTATTACTCAAAACCAAGATGAAGATAAGCTTACGGAATATATGGATGAATTGGAGTTTTTGGCTTTTACAGCCGGAGCTACCGTACAAAAAAGGTTTACTCAAAAATTAACTCAGCCTGATTCCAAGACCTTCATCGGAAGCGGGAAAGCTCAGGAAATAAAAGAATATGTAAAGGAAAACGAGATCGGAACCATCATTTTTGATGATGAATTATCACCATCTCAGCTTAAAAATCTTGAAAAAGAAATTGAAGTAAAAATCCTAGACAGAACCAATCTTATCCTTGATATTTTTGCCCAAAGAGCTCAGACTTCTTATGCAAGAACTCAGGTTGAATTGGCGCAATATCAATATCTTTTACCTCGACTGACAAGAATGTGGACTCACTTGGAGCGTCAGAAAGGGGGAATCGGGATGAGAGGTCCCGGGGAAACTGAGATTGAAACAGACCGTCGTATCATCCGCGACAGAATTTCCTTATTGAAGGATAAACTGAAAACAATCGATAAGCAAATGGCTACCCAGCGTAACAATCGTGGGAAGGTCGTTCGTGCAGCTTTGGTAGGGTACACCAATGTTGGAAAATCTACATTGATGAATGCTTTGTCGAAATCTGATGTTTTCGCTGAAAATAAATTATTTGCAACACTGGACACTACGGTAAGAAAAGTAGTGATCGGAAATTTACCGTTCTTATTGACGGATACGGTAGGATTTATCAGAAAATTACCTACTCAGCTTGTTGAATCTTTCAAATCGACTCTTGATGAGGTTCGTGAAGCAGATTTGTTGATTCATGTTGTAGACATTTCTCACGAAAGTTTTGAAGATCATATCGAATCTGTAAACCATACGTTAATGGAAATCAATGCCCATCAAAAACCGATGATCATGGTTTTCAATAAAATTGATGATTTCAGTTATGATAAAAAGGATGATGATGATTTAACACCATCTACAAAAAGAAATGTTTCGCTAGAAGAATGGCAGAAAACATGGATGGGAAAATCTAAGCATCCAACTGTTTTCATCTCAGCTTTAACGAAAGAAAACTTCCCGGAAATGAAAAAGATGATCTACGATGAGGTGATGAAAATTCATATCGCGAGATTTCCTTACAATGATTTCCTTTTCGAATATTTCGAAAATGATGAGGAAGAAGAAACCAACGAGTAATGAAATATCACTTTTTCCTTTTACTTCTTTTTGTGTCGGTTTTTGGTTTTAGTCAAAAATCAAAGATCGATTTCAAAAGTATTGAGAAAAACCTTACGAATGCTCAGTCTCCGTATAATTACGAAAAACTGATCTTTAAATATAAGGGATATCCCAAATCTTTAGACAGTATAGAAGCGCAATATCTGTACTATGGAAGAAATTTCAAAAAAGATAAAATTTCTACTTCAGATGACGATTTTAAGAAGCTTGCAGAAGCTTTCAAGGATAAAAATTTTGAAGAATGCATCAAATTAGGCAAGGTTCTTTACGATAAAGATCCTACCAATTTGGATGTTCTTCTTATTTTGCTGCGTGCGTATGATTCTCAGAAGGATGGTAGTAATTTCTCGCATCATTTGGGACAGTTCCGTCTGCTAGCAGACGCTATGAAGGCTTCCGGAGACGGGAAGTCCGAGAAAACGGCATATGCTGTAAACTCTGTCGGGGATGAGTATATTCTTCTGAATATGTTAAATATAGGACAGGATTACACAAGAGGTTCTAAAGCTTTAAAAGACGGAATGATGGATATTTGGGAAAAAGAAGACAATAAAATTTATATCAAAGTACTTTATATGGACTTTTAATTTAAAAACAACTTAGTGGAGTTATATTATTCATTTTCAGCTTTAATCGTTTTAGCATCAATATTCGCATATCTTAATTACAGGTTTTTGAAACTTCCGAGCACAATCGGGATTATGGTGATTGCCATAGTGGTTTCTATTATTTTGGTTTCTTTCGGAGAAACTTTTTTACCAAGAACGTTCTGGCACCTTCATGATTTAATGAGTGGAATAGACTTTACAGAAGTTCTGATGGGTGCCATGCTTAATTTTCTTCTCTTTGCAGGAGGAATCCATATTAATATAGATGATCTCAAGGAACAATTCCGGCCTGTGGTGATCTTTTCAACGGCGGGAGTGGTTATTTCTACTTTTGTTGTCGGGTTTGGGATGTTTTATCTTTTGCCTTTTTTAGGAATTAATCTACCTTTTATATACTGTCTTCTCTTTGGGGCTTTAATTTCACCAACTGATCCTGTTGCAGTTTTAAGTATTTTAAAACAGGCTAATGTTTCAAAATCATTGGAAACTAAAGTTGCCGGAGAATCTCTTTTTAACGACGGGATGGCAGTTGTGATATTTTCAGTAGTGTTGCAGTTGGCGATCGGAAAAGAAGTTGATTTAGGACTTGAAAGTATAGGTTTATTATTATTAAAAGAAGCCGGCGGAGGTTTGTTATTAGGTATCGTGTTAGGTTGGGTAACTTCAAGATTAATGCGTGAAGTGGATGACTATATTATCTCCGTTTTGGTAACGCTTTCTGTCGTAATGGGCGGTTATCTTATTGCAAGACAAATGCATATTTCAGGACCTTTGACGATGGTTGCAGCAGGTTTATTCATGGGTAATTTTAATGTTAGATTTAAAATGAAATCCATCACTCAGGATTATCTGATCAAATTTTGGGAGTTGATTGATGAGATCCTGAATGCCGTGTTATTCTTATTTATAGGTTTTGAATTACTAATGATCAAGGACCTTAAGCATTTTATTGTTCCGGGATTAGTTGCTATCGTAATTGTTTTATTAGCGAGAGTAATTTCGATTTGGGGACCTACCAAATTAATGAAAACAACTTTTAGCCCGCAAACGGTAAAGGTATTGGTTTGGGGAGGAATTCGAGGTGGTGTTTCCATTGCGTTGGCGATGTCTATCCCAAAAAGTGAATACAGTGAAATTATTTTAAGTATCACTTACTGTGTAGTTGTGTTTTCAATTATTGTTCAGGGACTTACCATTGCAAAAGTTGCCAATCCTAATAAAATTGCAAAAGAAGAACAGGAGCTGGGAAATATTACTTCAGATGAAAGTCGTTAATTATTTAAATATCAATGATTAATATAGTTAAAGAAATAAAAGAAGCATTAGCCGTTCTGTCAATCCCAGAAAAAGCAGCATTTTTTCCGAAATTCTTCAAAACGGGAAAAGGAGAATATGGGGAAGGTGATTTGTTTTTAGGCGTAAAAGTTCCTGATCAGAGAAGCGTTGCCAAAGAATATTATGCTAAAATTTCCTTAGATGAACTCAGCGAATTGCTTTCTTCGGAATATCACGAACATAGATTAACTGCATTATTTATTTTAATTTCTAAGTTTGAAAAAACAAAAGACCCAAAAGTAAAAGAAGAAATCGTTGAATTTTATCTGAATCATTTGCAATACGTTAATAATTGGGATCTGGTAGATTCAAGCTGTTATAAGATCTTAGGTCGGTATACTTTTGAAAATCAGCGAGAAGACTTACTAAAAAAGCTTTCTGATTCTGACGAAATGTGGCACAAAAGAATTGCCGTTGTCGGAACAATGCATTATGTGAAAAAAGGTGATTTTAATTTAACTAAAGAATTTGTAACCAATAACTTAAAGCATCCTCATGATCTCATGCACAAAGCAAACGGATGGCTGTTAAGAGAAATGGGACAGAAAAACGAAACAGAGCTGATTAATTATTTAAATAAACACTATAAAGAAATGCCGAGAACCTGCTTGCGATATTCAATTGAAAAACTGGATGAAGAAGTGCGACAGGATTATCTTAAAGGCAGAATATAAAAAATAAAACTACTTAATACAGGAGAATTAAGTAGTTTTGCGTTTTAAACCTAAGTCATGAAAACTTTTCTAAAGCAGTTTATATTGCTGCTTCCTTTATTATTGCTAACGAGCTGTTTTGATATCATTGATAAAGTCAATGTAAAAGCTGATGGAACAGGAGAGTACACTGTTATTCTGAATGCCAGTAAAAGCAAAACCAGACTTGCTTCCATTTCTAAAATGGAAAAGGTAAACGGTAAAAAAGTCCCAAAAAAACCTGAAATTGAAAGTAAAATCAATGAAGCAGCAAGAATTTTTAAAGCGACTCCAGGAATCAGCAATGTGAAAACAAGTGTTGATTTTGATAATTATATCATTAAATTAAGCTGTAGTTTTAAAAAAATTGAAAATATCAATGCCGGACTGGAGCAATTAAAGGCTAAAAATATTCTTGGAAAAATGATTCCTACCCAAATTTACAGTCAGAGTATTGGAAAATCATTTACAAGAAACAAGATCAATACCTTCAAAGCGAATTACGATAAGATGAGTAAGGCGGATAAAGAGGTCTTTAATAATGCCAAATATACTTCCATTTTACAATTCGAAAACACGATAAAATCGCAAACGAACTCTTCTTATTTGCTTTCGCCCAATAAAAAAGCGGTGAAGCTTGAAGCCAATGTTTTAGATTTTATTCTTCAAAAGAAACAAATACAAAATAATATCCTTTTCCAATAATTTCAAATTTAAACCATGAAATCTATCTTTAAAAAAACACTACAAATTACGCTCTTTGTCTTCGGTTTTGTGCTTGTTTTTGCACAACAAAAGATGAAAATACCCAATGATGCCGCATTTTACATGGAAATCAACGGAAAACAGCTTAATAAAAAAATAAACTGGGACAA encodes:
- a CDS encoding DUF4919 domain-containing protein → MKYHFFLLLLFVSVFGFSQKSKIDFKSIEKNLTNAQSPYNYEKLIFKYKGYPKSLDSIEAQYLYYGRNFKKDKISTSDDDFKKLAEAFKDKNFEECIKLGKVLYDKDPTNLDVLLILLRAYDSQKDGSNFSHHLGQFRLLADAMKASGDGKSEKTAYAVNSVGDEYILLNMLNIGQDYTRGSKALKDGMMDIWEKEDNKIYIKVLYMDF
- a CDS encoding cation:proton antiporter, giving the protein MELYYSFSALIVLASIFAYLNYRFLKLPSTIGIMVIAIVVSIILVSFGETFLPRTFWHLHDLMSGIDFTEVLMGAMLNFLLFAGGIHINIDDLKEQFRPVVIFSTAGVVISTFVVGFGMFYLLPFLGINLPFIYCLLFGALISPTDPVAVLSILKQANVSKSLETKVAGESLFNDGMAVVIFSVVLQLAIGKEVDLGLESIGLLLLKEAGGGLLLGIVLGWVTSRLMREVDDYIISVLVTLSVVMGGYLIARQMHISGPLTMVAAGLFMGNFNVRFKMKSITQDYLIKFWELIDEILNAVLFLFIGFELLMIKDLKHFIVPGLVAIVIVLLARVISIWGPTKLMKTTFSPQTVKVLVWGGIRGGVSIALAMSIPKSEYSEIILSITYCVVVFSIIVQGLTIAKVANPNKIAKEEQELGNITSDESR
- the hflX gene encoding GTPase HflX, coding for MLDKKEHNYEKAILVGVITQNQDEDKLTEYMDELEFLAFTAGATVQKRFTQKLTQPDSKTFIGSGKAQEIKEYVKENEIGTIIFDDELSPSQLKNLEKEIEVKILDRTNLILDIFAQRAQTSYARTQVELAQYQYLLPRLTRMWTHLERQKGGIGMRGPGETEIETDRRIIRDRISLLKDKLKTIDKQMATQRNNRGKVVRAALVGYTNVGKSTLMNALSKSDVFAENKLFATLDTTVRKVVIGNLPFLLTDTVGFIRKLPTQLVESFKSTLDEVREADLLIHVVDISHESFEDHIESVNHTLMEINAHQKPMIMVFNKIDDFSYDKKDDDDLTPSTKRNVSLEEWQKTWMGKSKHPTVFISALTKENFPEMKKMIYDEVMKIHIARFPYNDFLFEYFENDEEEETNE
- a CDS encoding T9SS type A sorting domain-containing protein, whose protein sequence is MKRTSIYCFFLILLTLSVSLLKAQSVVLATGANATGGTGSVSYSVGQTTYLVKGTNQILEGVQQAYEITTLATSETSSAEKDILIYPNPFKDYLFLDFTINSYKGAEYSLFDAQGKLIKKDKITQSKSEFNFSSLPSAMYIIRINQNGENIKTFKIIKK
- a CDS encoding beta strand repeat-containing protein, which encodes MKKILLTFGIMLGSFLAYAQVPEKMSYQAIMRNGSGQILSNQAVAVRVSVLQGSPAGAAVYSERLTGNTNVNGLVTLEIGTGTILTGTFNTINWSTGNYYLKTETDPAGGTNYTIAGTSQLLSVPYAMYAKTAGGGGGSFAIPYTNTVNNAGTLFTLINDGDGTSVEGINNTTTSSIAAVRGIVSNTAPGGFSSGVRGINNGTGGLGVGVWGSQAGSGWGVYGVTPSGLGVYGNSSGAGYGVYANSNTGTGLNATSTNGIAANISIANNANANNVLNASTLGNGTVINVSSSGSGAGLLSSTGSGFAVQGITTAQSSAGIIGDNNGGGEAVVGRNTSDIAGAVVGRNDGGGYGVRGFVATNTTGTSVGVLGQVGQNSGKGRAGRFENLNASNDRNTFEVESNSTGNIPDNTLGNVSSFLSNNTNSVSAAVRGETKTIFGNFGAAGLFGVSSGTGGFGGLFFASNVNGNGRALVAITDGNGDAIVANAGKDGDAIEANVDGAGRAIYGWTPTFGTGRAAEFQNFNTDNNNAVVTVKTVGNGIAGDFFVDNILGTSAAVHGKVSSQFANFGTAGVYGESTGTGGFAGLFYQRNPAGNGPALIALAEGAGNGITANAGGNGDGVEATVDGTGSAIYGWVPNFGTGRAGYFRNFNNANGQPVVNITTTGTGSTLLINHQGPSGSIATYQSASTNVARIDKTGKGFFNGGTQNSGADLAEAFDVEGNTSEYEPGDILVISTDTDRTVEKSSKPYSNLVAGVYATKPGVLLTEENIDSELIGKVPMGVIGVIPTKVCLQGGAIKRGDLLVTSSKSGVAMKANIKKVKIGQVIGKALQDYDQDGIGKIKVLVNIK
- a CDS encoding META domain-containing protein, yielding MKKILLSVFTVLFLGLVLNCSTVQIKDPHIQREWMLVSFGNFTKNELVENKAGINLTANKEKGKIRGSAFMGCNNMFFGSEFKNNGKVKISEIGSTMKACQNMDLETKFSKSFQNMTKYSVEGHFLTLSDGQGNSMKFVAADWD
- a CDS encoding S46 family peptidase; translated protein: MKRLFLLFTFLLGFAQMRADEGMWLLMLIKRLNGVDMQKEGLHLTPEEIYSVNNSSMKDAIVSFGGFCTGEIVSDKGLIFTNHHCGYGAVAAASTPEKDYLKNGFWAMKQKDEFNAKDLYVRFLVRMDDATQRINSKLNNKMTGEERKAVIDAETKAIQTENSENGKYTVVVRDFFNGNEFYYFVYQDYKDIRLVGAPPSSLGKFGGDTDNWEWPRHTADFTVFRVYADAAGNPAEFAPTNVPLKPKHFLPVSLKGVKPGDFSMILGYPGRTNRYLTSYGIQQMVNKDYPAWVEASKLAMDVMKKYMDKDKGTQLNYASQYASVANYWKNRQGTIDAVIKNGTITDKQKVEEAFKTWAVQPANVAENETVLDDIATYYKQVSKRNVERNYMSQLSRNSKYISLAYQLGAVLKAYAAQDMQGRLAMKPKVDAAVKAAYENINTNLEGEMLNSMVNLYQTKVDKDVASPTIMGLDAKNLSNVAYSSIFANKTSATNFVLHPDALKLDADPLLKIANGVATDQRLSGERFSKIDDNFAKNNRLFLAGLMKAMPEKKFYPDANSTMRLTYGTVDKLPIRTDRNYFGVTDNYYTDMAGLVGKYKKGDEEFDLPQRVIDLYNMSDFGQYADAKGYMPVNFLSNNDITGGNSGSPVIDGDGNLIGIAFDGNSEALSGDIVFEQEWQKTINVDVRFVLWTIDKYAGARRLIDELKLVRDENTPADTKTKAAKPEHTKATGKKKK
- a CDS encoding LytR/AlgR family response regulator transcription factor, producing MITNIKCMIIDDDQLDMLVLHHHIKQYENIEIVASFDSAEKAIPYLDLPIDLLFIEAKLPGMNGLEFRKLAHKIPICIFVSSYPEFAIETFEINTFDFISKPLKTERFHHSMQKLFDYFEMKEKSDCFDTLLGENSIKIKENGNVFQVKITDILYLEALKDYTRIITSEKKHCILDSIGNLLHKNSFDSFVRIHRSYAVPRHLIRSKNTHEVELVHQIKLPIGRTYKDNLSFFEPRS
- a CDS encoding DNA alkylation repair protein — translated: MINIVKEIKEALAVLSIPEKAAFFPKFFKTGKGEYGEGDLFLGVKVPDQRSVAKEYYAKISLDELSELLSSEYHEHRLTALFILISKFEKTKDPKVKEEIVEFYLNHLQYVNNWDLVDSSCYKILGRYTFENQREDLLKKLSDSDEMWHKRIAVVGTMHYVKKGDFNLTKEFVTNNLKHPHDLMHKANGWLLREMGQKNETELINYLNKHYKEMPRTCLRYSIEKLDEEVRQDYLKGRI